A segment of the Candidatus Pelagisphaera phototrophica genome:
ATCGCTTTAATTCTCGGCATTTTTATCGGCGCCACAATCACGACCTACCACAACTCACCCGAATCGTTCGATAATCTAATTTCCTCCATTTCGGGAGACCCCTCCTCTTCGAGCCAGTCGAGCGACGAGATTGTCGAGAAAGCCAAAGAATCGGCGGGGAAGATCGCTGAAAAAATCAAGGAAGGCACCCAGAACCTACTGGAAAGCACCAAAGAGGAACGGGCTGAGCTAGTGGAAAAAGGGAGGGAGATAGTCGACTCTGCCAAGGATGCCACGATCAAGGCTAAGATCGCAGCAAAGCTAAAAGAGGATTCATCCGTCAACGCGGAACGAATTGAGATCGTAGTGAAAAATGGATCCGTCATTCTTTCAGGGGACGTTTCATCTAGTGAAGAAGCGAGAGAAGCCCGCGATATTGCCTTGGATACTCAATCGGTAAAAGACGTCGAATCGAATCTAAAAATTGCTCCCTAGCGAGCTTGAACAGTCGCCGATTCCAATAAACTCCTTCCTCTTAAGACGAGCTTCCACAGATGCGTGTTCTAGTCGCGTTCGACAAATTTAAAGACGCCCTATCCGCCCGCGATGCTTGCGAGATCGCGGTTGAGGCGATCCAAAAATGCCGCCCTGAATGGGTGGTTGAGACCGCTCCCCTCGCAGATGGTGGTGACGGGTTTTGCGATACGCTTACCGGTTGCCTCAACGGCGAATTTCACAAAACAACCGTTTCCGGTCCTTTGGCTAAAAAGGTCAAGGCTCAATTCGGTATTGTATCAGTCTATCGACTACAAAGTTCCGTTGTTGCACTCCTCAATTGGAAATCCAATCTCAAAAAGATCGCCGTAATCGAGCTGGCCGAAAGCAGTGGCATATCCCTTACCCCGCTAGAGAATCGATCACCCTGGACGACCACTACTGCAGGTCTAGGAGAGGTCATCGAATCTGCAATCGACCATGGAGCCAACGGCGCGATTGTCGGACTCGGTGGATCCGCAACGCATGACCTTGGACTCGGAGCGCTTTGGAAGCTTGGATTCCAATTTCTAGACGAAAGTGGAACTGTAATTAACAAAGCTCCCTCTCCGGAAATTTGGCCCACTATTAATCGAATTGAGGCACGCTCTAGCGTTCTACCCAAAGACTTCGAGCTGAGGGTCGCTTGCGATGTCGAAAACCCGCTGCTGGGACCCATGGGAGCCGCTGCCATTTTTGGGCCCCAAAAAGGCCTCGTCCCCTCAAGTTATGACGAACTCGAACTCGCAACTTCCCAAATGGCGAAAATGCTCTGCGACGCCTGTGCAGTCCCCTACCCATCCATGGAGCAGCCCGGTACTGGAGCCGCGGGCGGGGCGGCGTTCGGCCTCAAAGTAGGACTCGGGGCCCAAATCGTCCCGGGTTACGAACTGGTGAAACACTGGATCGGATTGAACGCTAAGCTCGATAGAGCGGACATCGTTATAACTGGAGAGGGTCGGTTCGACGCTTCCTCTCTTCAAGGGAAAGGTCCAGGAGCCTTGGCGTTGGAATCAATAGCGAATGGGAAGCAGCTCTTCGTGTTTGCGGGCGGCCTCGGTGAACTTGAAAAGTCCGATTTTCCAACCGATTCGACTCACGCCATTTCCCCCATCGGAATGCCTCTAGCGGAAGCGCTCCAGTCAACCGGTAGGAATCTACATAGGGCAATTGAATCGGTTTTTGGGAACTAGCTGATTTAAAAGTCGTTTTTCGTACGGGAGACATTGAACCCCAAGGATCAAACCTTTGCTGATAAGGAGGCGTTCGGAGCCGATATTAGTAGGCGGGTAAACATTCGTTAAAATCCGGCGGCATAATAACTTAACACTAGCTGACTGGATGGAATACTTCTACAGACTACCACGACTCAAACCAAGACTGCTCTCCCAATGAACCTCCTTGAAACCGAACCTGCCTACAGCCGCGAAGTACGGGCGCGTAGACATGTTCGAATAAGGAGAGCCAAGCAGTTCCTTCGCCCGCTCCCCAGAAAAGCCACGCTCCACCGCTGGCCAATCTTGAAACGGTTTGCCGAGACTGCCCGCAAAAGGCCCTACTTATGGTCTTTTCGCCAGCGAGAGGTGAGCATCGCTCTGTACATCGGCTTCGTTATCACGTTTCTGCCATTGGTTGGCATCCAATTCATATTGGCGTTCGCCGCGGCCTTGACCCTCCATGCAAACCTCCCGGTTATTATGGGGACACAGCTGGCTACGAATCTGGCTACAATGTAGGCTATTTATCCCGCCCTCAATATGCTAGGTAACCGAATTCTCGGTTTTTTAGGCATCGGGGACATCGAATCTCGTTTCGTACAAGTCGCCGTTTCCACCACAATTGGCGGATTGGTGGCAGGAATCGCACTCGCGTTCATTTTCGACGTGATTTACCGACTCGCCTTCTCCCAAGCAAAAAAGGGCCAAGTAAATCTAAAGAGAATACTCAAAAAATAGCATTCCGGTTTGCCCAAAGACCTAATACTACCCAATCTCCGGTGCTAAAGATGACTCTTTCGCCCGACTTTTCTCTATGATACGCACATTTTCCCTCACTGTTTTCCTCGTATTCTTTCAGGGAGCATATCTTTTTCCCCAGAATATTGTTCCCCAAATTTCCAATACGGCTCGATTGATTGTTCAAGCCCAGGCGGGCAGCTATCTGAGCCCGCAAGTAAAGCTGGGCATCGACGTCCTGGCCAACCAAAACTTTTTCCCGCTGCTTGGGAAGCGAGTCGGGCTACTCACCCACCCAGCTGGAGTCAATCGACTGGGGATCTCCACCGTGCGGATCCTCCACCAAAACAAGTCCGTCAATCTCGTGGCGCTATTCGGACCGGAACACGGAATTTATGGGAATGAAAAGGCAAACGAGCCCATTGACAACGCGATCGATCCCAGAACCGGACTCCCCGTTTACTCCTTGTACGGCAAATACCGTAAGCCTACGCCACAGATGCTCTCGGGCCTCGACGTCCTAGTGATCGATCTTCAGGATATTGGAACCCGTTCCTACACTTTTATCAGCTGCATGAAACTGGCCCTTGAGGCGGCGTTCGAGAACCGTGTCGAGGTCATTATTCTTGACCGTCCAAACCCTCTCGGGGGCATTAAGGTCGATGGACCACCGATGGACACTCACTGGGAAAGCTATGTTGGCGCATTTAATATTCCCTATGTTCATGGTCTGACGATCGGGGAACTTGCCCGGATGGCCGTTTCTAAACCCGGTGTTCTCGATATACCGGACTCGACCAGCAGGGCAGGCAAATTGACAGTAGTGACCATGGATGGATGGCGACGCTACATGAGCTGGCCAAGCCTTGGGCTCAAGTGGATCGCCCCTTCACCCAATATTCCTGATTTTCCCGCAGCCGTTGGATACGCAATGACCGGACTCGGAGCACAAATTGGTAATTTCAAACACGGAATAGGGAGCGAATACCCGTTCCGAATCCTGACCCATACAAACGCATCACTCGATCAACTCGAAGCAGAGCTCAACCGCAGATCGATTCCTGGCCTGTCCTTTGAGAGCAAGTCGTTTCAGAATGGAGCCAATACCGGATTGTACGTCAAAGTTGAGGATTGGAGCGCCTGGAATCCTACCGAGCTTAGTTTTCACATGATGCAAATCACTGCCCAATTCGATTTTCCAAACCCGTTTGCGAGCGCCACGAGCAATCAAGGCGATTTGTTCAACAAACACGTAGGGTCTTCCAGTTGGTGGCGTGAAATCACGCAAAAGGGAGCGAACGCAAATCGCACGGGGTTTGTTGTCGCCTGGCAGCGCCAGGCGAGACAATTTCAGATCCAAAGTCGCAACTACTGGCTGTACGAATAGCCGGTTTGCTTCCTTCAAATGCTGCGGCTCGTCG
Coding sequences within it:
- a CDS encoding BON domain-containing protein; translation: MKTFFIALILGIFIGATITTYHNSPESFDNLISSISGDPSSSSQSSDEIVEKAKESAGKIAEKIKEGTQNLLESTKEERAELVEKGREIVDSAKDATIKAKIAAKLKEDSSVNAERIEIVVKNGSVILSGDVSSSEEAREARDIALDTQSVKDVESNLKIAP
- a CDS encoding glycerate kinase; translation: MRVLVAFDKFKDALSARDACEIAVEAIQKCRPEWVVETAPLADGGDGFCDTLTGCLNGEFHKTTVSGPLAKKVKAQFGIVSVYRLQSSVVALLNWKSNLKKIAVIELAESSGISLTPLENRSPWTTTTAGLGEVIESAIDHGANGAIVGLGGSATHDLGLGALWKLGFQFLDESGTVINKAPSPEIWPTINRIEARSSVLPKDFELRVACDVENPLLGPMGAAAIFGPQKGLVPSSYDELELATSQMAKMLCDACAVPYPSMEQPGTGAAGGAAFGLKVGLGAQIVPGYELVKHWIGLNAKLDRADIVITGEGRFDASSLQGKGPGALALESIANGKQLFVFAGGLGELEKSDFPTDSTHAISPIGMPLAEALQSTGRNLHRAIESVFGN
- a CDS encoding DUF2062 domain-containing protein, whose amino-acid sequence is MNLLETEPAYSREVRARRHVRIRRAKQFLRPLPRKATLHRWPILKRFAETARKRPYLWSFRQREVSIALYIGFVITFLPLVGIQFILAFAAALTLHANLPVIMGTQLATNLATM
- a CDS encoding DUF1343 domain-containing protein, which gives rise to MIRTFSLTVFLVFFQGAYLFPQNIVPQISNTARLIVQAQAGSYLSPQVKLGIDVLANQNFFPLLGKRVGLLTHPAGVNRLGISTVRILHQNKSVNLVALFGPEHGIYGNEKANEPIDNAIDPRTGLPVYSLYGKYRKPTPQMLSGLDVLVIDLQDIGTRSYTFISCMKLALEAAFENRVEVIILDRPNPLGGIKVDGPPMDTHWESYVGAFNIPYVHGLTIGELARMAVSKPGVLDIPDSTSRAGKLTVVTMDGWRRYMSWPSLGLKWIAPSPNIPDFPAAVGYAMTGLGAQIGNFKHGIGSEYPFRILTHTNASLDQLEAELNRRSIPGLSFESKSFQNGANTGLYVKVEDWSAWNPTELSFHMMQITAQFDFPNPFASATSNQGDLFNKHVGSSSWWREITQKGANANRTGFVVAWQRQARQFQIQSRNYWLYE